One genomic window of Cololabis saira isolate AMF1-May2022 chromosome 3, fColSai1.1, whole genome shotgun sequence includes the following:
- the si:ch211-79k12.1 gene encoding uncharacterized protein si:ch211-79k12.1 produces MKTFVVVALVALIHGSFESLTIKGPTQPVLEGDMVTLECLYSDTDLNISQVHFEYFSQYMDTWQPVYSRSWSFRYNWGRCFSERMEAEEETDGEKMLLNIYYATRFSGVPFRCVSDADNVTEPDNSSQPLTFKVHYLRGPSISVEGYSAYLGTPREMKVRLGDDVTVKCSASSSDEPSYFWQKEGSDWILPSSLLTLKKTSVLDEGQYTCLAKNPSVESLSRTGSISIKLLPEDASWYETTNGRLWLMISAAAMTLFVFILSVSVFLCRRAKRIRTSKGPIDDHSQKKPIYKTSVESLPSTCGDKQPLV; encoded by the exons ATGAAAACTTTTGTAGTGGTTGCACTGGTCGCCCTGATCCATGGCAGCTTtg AAAGCCTGACCATCAAAGGGCCAACTCAGCCAGTTCTGGAGGGAGACATGGTCACACTGGAATGCCTGTACTCAGACACCGACCTCAACATCAGCCAGGTCCACTTTGAGTACTTCTCCCAG TACATGGACACTTGGCAGCCGGTGTACTCAAGATCCTGGAGCTTTCGATACAACTGGGGTCGGTGCTTCTCAGAGCGTATGGAAGCGGAGGAAGAGACGGATGGCGAGAAAATGCTCCTGAATATCTACTACGCCACGAGGTTCTCCGGAGTGCCCTTCCGCTGCGTCTCGGACGCTGACAACGTGACCGAGCCAGACAACTCCTCCCAGCCGCTGACCTTCAAAGTGCATT ATCTGAGAGGACCGTCAATATCCGTGGAAGGTTACAGCGCCTACCTGGGGACCCCGAGGGAGATGAAGGTGCGACTTGGGGATGACGTGACGGTGAAGTGCTCTGCCAGCTCATCAGACGAGCCCAGCTACTTCTGGCAGAAAGAG GGTAGTGACTGGATCCTGCCTTCCTCTTTGCTGACACTGAAGAAGACGAGCGTGTTGGATGAAGGACAGTACACCTGCCTGGCTAAGAACCCGTCGGTGGAGTCCCTCAGCAGGACGGGCTCCATCAGCATCAAGCTGCTGCCAG AGGACGCCTCCTGGTATGAGACTACTAATGGCCGTCTCTGGTTGATGATCTCCGCAGCGGCCATGACTCTGTTTGTATTCATTCTCTCCGTGAGCGTGTTCCTGTGCCGCAGGGCCAAGCGGATCAGGACCAGCAAGGGGCCCat TGATGACCACTCTCAGAAAAAGCCCATCTACAAAACAAGTGTGGAGTCGCTTCCCTCCACCTGCGGAGACAAACAACCCCTGGTGTGA
- the taf12 gene encoding transcription initiation factor TFIID subunit 12 — translation MANSTPIIVKGLPSGPAGRSSPEGSQVLSKKKLQDLVREIDPNEQLDEDVEEMLLQIADDFIESVVTAACQLARHRKSNTLEVKDVQLHLERQWNMWIPGYGSDEIRPFKKACTTEAHKQRMALIRKTTKK, via the exons ATGGCGAACAGCACTCCCATCATAGTGAAGGGTCTGCCCTCGGGTCCTGCGGGCAGAAGCAGTCCAGAAGGATCTCAG GTGCTCTCTAAGAAGAAGCTCCAGGACTTGGTGAGAGAGATTGACCCAAATGAGCAACTGGATGAGGATGTTGAGGAG ATGCTGCTTCAGATTGCAGATGACTTCATAGAAAGTGTAGTGACAGCAGCCTGTCAACTGGCACGCCACCGCAAATCTAATACATTGGAGGTTAAAGATGTTCAGTTACATCTAG AGCGTCAGTGGAATATGTGGATTCCTGGTTATGGCTCAGATGAAATCCGACCGTTCAAGAAGGCCTGCACCACAGAGGCTCACAAACAG AGAATGGCGCTGATCCGCAAGACAACCAAAAAGTAG
- the rab42b gene encoding ras-related protein Rab-42b, which produces MDLTLWQYQFRIIMLGDSTVGKSSMLKRYTEDLFLESINQTVGVDFYVHFLEVERGVRVKLQFWDTAGQERFRSVTRSYYRNSVGGLLVFDITSRASFDHVTEWHSEVCERVQPHKVLFVLVGHKSDREAEGERAVSREEAERLAGHLGMPYMEASAKTGQNVRESFELLTRRVYQGLLSGEVELQEGWDGVKCAAPQALQLQRASVSRPSTAPEKKKKCCQ; this is translated from the exons ATGGACCTGACTTTGTGGCAGTACCAGTTCCGGATCATCATGCTGGGGGACTCCACGGTGGGGAAGTCCTCCATGCTGAAGCGCTACACAGAGGACCTGTTTCTGGAGTCTATCAACCAGACAGTAGGTGTAGACTTCTACGTCCACTTCCTGGAGGTGGAGCGTGGGGTCCGTGTCAAGCTGCAGTTCTGGGACACGGCTGGACAGGAGAGGTTCAG GTCAGTGACTCGTTCTTATTACCGCAACTCAGTCGGGGGCCTGCTGGTGTTCGACATTACAAGCCGAGCCTCCTTTGATCACGTCACGGAGTGGCATTCTGAGGTGTGCGAGCGCGTGCAGCCGCACAAGGTTCTGTTCGTCCTGGTGGGCCACAAGAGCGACCGAGAGGCTGAAGGGGAAAGGGCGGTGAGCCGGGAAGAGGCTGAGAGGCTGGCAGGACACTTGGGCATGCCGTACATGGAGGCCTCTGCCAAGACTGGTCAGAATGTGAGGGAGTCCTTCGAGCTGCTGACCCGACGGGTCTACCAGGGTCTGCTGAGCGGGGAGGTCGAGCTGCAGGAAGGCTGGGATGGTGTGAAATGCGCTGCGCCACAGGCGCTGCAGCTACAGAGAGCCAGCGTTTCCCGACCCAGCACAGCCCccgagaagaaaaagaagtgcTGCCAGTAA